Proteins from a single region of Streptococcus mitis:
- the mgtA gene encoding magnesium-translocating P-type ATPase, producing the protein MKTTKERLATAIHTSLNETLSFYKTSLTGLTEEQVEKNRDLYGENTITKGQEDSILKKIYESIINPFTIILLVIAVISLVTNVWLAKPGQEDPTTSIIIVVLVLISGGIRFVQELRSDKAATNLSKMIVNTATVIRQGEIQEVPIDDLVVGDVVKLSAGDMIPADLLLFESRDFFVQQSGLTGESESVEKLSLTKATVQQSDSLLEAESLAFMGTNVLSGSAKAVVLAVGDDTMMGAIEQTLNTYDEPTSFEREMNSISWLLIRLMLVMVPIVFLSNGLTDGDWLEAGVFALSVGVGLTPEMLPMIITASLAKGSIIMAKEKVVIKKLNAIQDLGAIDILCTDKTGTLTQDEIVLEYPLDIHGRLDLTVLRRAYLNSYFQTGLKNLMDRAIIKRTEKEAKEHALLQNLAQTFQKIDELPFDFERRRMSVIVKDENEVVSLVTKGALEEMLTISSHAEYQGVITPLTDSIREEILAEVRQLNQQGLRVLGVAYKSGLREDHAYTVDDEGDMILTGYLAFLDPPKPSAAPAIKALLEHGVQTKILTGDNEKVTQAVCEKVGLDINQMLLGSEIDQMSNQELAQAVEEVTVFAKLSPDQKARIILQFKANGHAVGYMGDGINDAPSMKVADVGISVDTAVDIAKETADVILLDKDLMVLEKGLVEGRKVYANMTKYIKMTVSSNFGNILSLLVSGIFLPFLPMAPVHLIILNLVYDLSCIALPFDKVDKDFLRNPHTWEAKSITRFMVWMGPISSAFDILTFSLLYFIIVPMTTGQAYVHGAESAVGFIVLFQTGWFIESMWSQTMVIHMLRSAKIPFLQSRPAWLVLVTTLLAAAFVTFLPYSPLAILLHLTPLKPIYFIFLLFIIILYMISVTIVKKIYIKKYQEWL; encoded by the coding sequence ATGAAAACTACAAAAGAAAGATTAGCAACAGCTATTCATACATCTTTAAACGAAACTCTCTCTTTTTATAAGACAAGTCTAACAGGCTTGACTGAGGAGCAGGTGGAGAAAAATCGTGACCTATATGGCGAAAATACCATCACAAAGGGTCAAGAAGACAGTATCCTCAAAAAGATTTACGAATCCATTATCAATCCTTTTACGATTATCTTACTGGTCATCGCCGTGATTTCCTTGGTGACCAATGTCTGGTTGGCAAAACCAGGTCAAGAAGATCCGACAACTTCCATTATCATCGTTGTCCTAGTCCTCATTTCTGGTGGCATACGCTTTGTCCAAGAACTCCGTAGTGATAAGGCTGCGACTAATCTATCAAAAATGATTGTCAACACAGCGACTGTCATTCGTCAAGGAGAAATCCAAGAAGTACCTATCGATGATTTGGTAGTAGGTGATGTGGTTAAATTAAGCGCTGGAGACATGATTCCAGCAGATCTTCTTTTATTTGAGTCGCGCGATTTCTTTGTACAACAGTCGGGCTTGACAGGTGAAAGTGAATCGGTTGAAAAATTGTCCTTGACCAAGGCAACAGTTCAGCAATCTGATAGTCTGCTAGAAGCCGAATCCTTGGCCTTTATGGGAACCAATGTCTTATCTGGTAGTGCCAAGGCTGTGGTTTTAGCAGTTGGTGATGATACCATGATGGGGGCCATTGAACAGACTTTGAACACCTATGACGAGCCTACTTCGTTTGAGCGGGAGATGAATAGTATTTCGTGGCTCTTGATTCGTTTGATGTTGGTCATGGTGCCCATCGTTTTCTTGTCCAATGGTTTAACAGATGGCGACTGGTTGGAAGCTGGCGTATTTGCTTTGAGTGTTGGTGTTGGATTGACACCTGAGATGCTTCCTATGATTATCACGGCTAGTCTAGCAAAAGGCTCCATCATTATGGCCAAGGAAAAAGTGGTTATCAAGAAACTCAATGCTATACAGGACTTAGGGGCGATTGATATCTTGTGTACAGATAAGACAGGAACTCTAACCCAAGACGAAATCGTTCTAGAATATCCCTTGGACATCCACGGACGCTTGGATTTGACCGTCTTGAGACGAGCTTATCTCAATTCTTATTTTCAAACGGGCCTGAAAAATTTGATGGACAGAGCCATCATCAAACGGACTGAAAAGGAAGCAAAAGAACACGCCCTCTTGCAAAATCTGGCTCAAACCTTTCAAAAAATAGATGAATTGCCCTTTGATTTTGAACGTAGACGGATGAGTGTCATCGTCAAGGATGAGAACGAAGTGGTTAGTTTAGTGACCAAGGGTGCCCTAGAGGAAATGTTGACGATTTCCAGTCATGCGGAATACCAAGGAGTGATTACCCCCTTGACAGATTCTATTAGAGAGGAAATATTAGCAGAAGTCAGACAACTCAATCAACAAGGTTTGCGTGTCTTGGGAGTGGCTTATAAGTCAGGTTTGAGGGAAGATCATGCCTATACAGTTGATGACGAAGGGGATATGATTCTAACTGGTTATTTAGCCTTCCTAGATCCTCCTAAACCATCTGCAGCACCAGCAATTAAGGCTTTGTTAGAACATGGAGTTCAAACAAAGATTTTAACGGGAGACAACGAAAAGGTTACCCAAGCAGTCTGTGAAAAGGTTGGTTTGGATATCAATCAGATGCTGTTAGGATCTGAAATTGACCAGATGAGTAATCAAGAATTGGCTCAAGCCGTGGAGGAGGTAACCGTCTTTGCCAAACTTTCTCCTGACCAAAAAGCACGAATTATTTTGCAATTTAAGGCTAATGGTCATGCTGTTGGCTATATGGGAGATGGAATCAATGATGCTCCTTCTATGAAAGTTGCAGATGTGGGGATTTCTGTTGACACAGCGGTAGATATTGCCAAAGAAACAGCTGATGTTATCCTACTTGATAAGGATCTCATGGTGCTTGAAAAAGGACTGGTTGAAGGTCGTAAGGTCTATGCCAATATGACCAAATATATCAAAATGACAGTGAGTTCTAATTTTGGAAATATCTTATCCCTATTGGTCTCTGGAATCTTTTTGCCATTTTTACCAATGGCACCAGTCCATTTGATTATCCTAAATCTAGTCTATGATTTGTCTTGTATTGCCTTGCCTTTTGACAAGGTGGATAAAGATTTTTTGAGAAATCCGCATACCTGGGAAGCTAAGTCCATCACACGTTTCATGGTTTGGATGGGGCCTATCTCTTCTGCCTTTGATATTTTGACCTTCAGTTTGCTTTATTTTATCATTGTACCCATGACAACAGGTCAAGCTTATGTTCATGGAGCGGAGTCTGCCGTAGGATTTATTGTCTTGTTTCAGACAGGTTGGTTTATCGAGTCCATGTGGTCACAGACCATGGTTATCCATATGCTGCGTTCAGCCAAAATTCCCTTTTTACAAAGTCGTCCAGCTTGGCTAGTCCTTGTGACAACCTTATTGGCTGCAGCCTTTGTGACCTTCCTTCCCTATAGTCCACTCGCAATCCTACTTCATCTAACTCCTTTAAAACCGATTTATTTCATCTTTTTACTTTTCATCATTATTTTGTATATGATTAGCGTGACAATTGTGAAAAAAATCTATATCAAAAAATATCAAGAATGGCTGTAA
- a CDS encoding M24 family metallopeptidase: protein MNKRVQAFLAKMQEKELDGIIINNLKNVYYLTGFWGSNGTVFISRDRQVLVTDSRYIIAAKQETSGFEIVADRDELAVIAGIVKDMGLSRIGFEDEISVSYYHRMQAAFEGFDLLPQTQFVEGLRMIKDEAEIAAIRKACSISDQAFRDALDFIKPGKTEIEIANFLDFRMRELGASGLSFDTILASGINSSKPHAHPMHKPVELGEAITMDFGCLYDHYVSDMTRTIYLGHVSDEQAEIYNTVLKANQALIDQAKAGLGFRDFDKIPRDIIIEAGYGDYFTHGIGHGIGLDIHEEPYFSQTSTETIKAGMALTDEPGIYIEGKYGVRIEDDILITETGCELLTLAPKELIVI from the coding sequence ATGAATAAACGCGTACAAGCATTTCTGGCTAAAATGCAAGAAAAAGAACTAGATGGCATTATCATCAATAACCTTAAAAACGTCTATTATTTGACGGGTTTTTGGGGCTCAAACGGAACAGTCTTCATCAGCCGTGACCGACAGGTCTTGGTGACAGACTCTCGCTATATCATTGCAGCTAAGCAAGAAACCAGTGGTTTTGAGATTGTGGCTGACCGTGATGAATTGGCTGTCATTGCCGGAATTGTTAAGGATATGGGCTTGTCTCGTATCGGTTTTGAAGATGAGATTTCGGTCTCTTATTATCACCGTATGCAGGCAGCCTTTGAAGGGTTTGACTTGCTTCCACAAACTCAGTTTGTTGAAGGTCTTCGTATGATTAAGGATGAAGCGGAGATTGCAGCTATTCGCAAGGCTTGTTCTATCTCAGACCAAGCTTTCCGCGATGCGCTTGACTTTATTAAGCCAGGAAAGACTGAAATTGAGATTGCCAACTTCCTTGACTTCCGTATGCGTGAGTTGGGAGCATCTGGCTTATCTTTTGACACTATCTTAGCTAGCGGAATCAACTCTTCTAAGCCCCATGCCCATCCAATGCACAAACCAGTGGAGCTGGGAGAAGCCATTACCATGGATTTCGGATGTCTTTATGACCACTATGTCAGTGATATGACACGGACTATCTATCTGGGGCATGTCAGCGACGAGCAGGCGGAGATTTACAATACGGTTCTCAAAGCCAACCAAGCCTTGATTGATCAGGCTAAGGCTGGCTTAGGTTTCCGTGACTTTGACAAAATTCCTCGTGATATTATCATCGAGGCAGGCTATGGCGACTACTTTACCCACGGTATTGGACACGGTATTGGACTGGATATACATGAAGAGCCTTACTTTAGCCAAACTTCTACAGAAACTATTAAGGCAGGTATGGCCTTAACCGATGAACCAGGTATCTATATCGAAGGTAAATATGGAGTTCGTATCGAGGATGATATCCTGATTACAGAGACCGGTTGTGAATTATTGACCCTAGCTCCAAAAGAGTTGATAGTTATTTAA
- the uvrA gene encoding excinuclease ABC subunit UvrA — MQDKIVIHGARAHNLKNIDVEIPRDKLVVVTGLSGSGKSSLAFDTLYAEGQRRYVESLSAYARQFLGNMEKPDVDAIDGLSPAISIDQKTTSKNPRSTVGTTTEINDYLRLLYARVGTPYCINGHGAIKASSVEQIVDKVLELPERQRLQILAPVIRKKKGRHKSVIEKVQKDGYVRVRVDGEVYDVTEVPELSKSKQHNIDVVVDRIVIKEGIRSRLFDSIEAALRIAEGYVIIDTMDDSELLFSEHYACPVCGFTVPELEPRLFSFNAPFGSCSECDGLGIKLEVDTDLVVPDASKTLREGALAPWNPISSNYYPNMLEQAMTAFGVDMDKPFEDLSEEDKNLILYGSDGKEFHFHYENEFGGVRDIDIPFEGVVNNIKRRYHETNSDYTRTQMRLYMNELTCGTCHGYRLNDQALSVRVGGEQGPHIGEISDLSIADHLELVSQLTLSENEAIIARPILKEIKDRLTFLNNVGLNYLTLSRSAGTLSGGESQRIRLATQIGSNLSGVLYILDEPSIGLHQRDNDRLIASLKKMRDLGNTLIVVEHDEDTMREADYLIDVGPGAGVFGGEIVAAGTPKQVARNSKSITGQYLSGKRAIPVPEDRRTGNGRFIEVTGARENNLQNVTARFPLGKFIAVTGVSGSGKSTLINSILKKAIVQKLNRNSDKPGKFKTITGIEHVDRLIDIDQSPIGRTPRSNPATYTGVFDDIRDLFAQTNEAKIRGYKKGRFSFNVKGGRCEACSGDGIIKIEMHFLPDVYVACEVCHGTRYNSETLEVHYKEKNISQVLDMTVNDAVEFFQHIPKIQRKLQTIKDVGLGYVTLGQPATTLSGGEAQRMKLASELHKRSTGKSFYILDEPTTGLHTEDIARLLKVLARFVDDGNTVLVIEHNLDVIKTADHIIDLGPEGGVGGGTIIATGTPEEVAANEASYTGHYLKGKLHHE; from the coding sequence ATGCAAGATAAAATTGTCATTCATGGGGCGCGTGCCCATAATTTAAAAAATATTGATGTGGAGATTCCACGAGACAAGCTGGTTGTAGTGACTGGTTTGTCAGGTTCAGGGAAATCCAGTCTGGCCTTTGATACCCTCTATGCGGAGGGTCAACGTCGCTATGTGGAGAGTTTGTCAGCCTACGCTCGTCAATTCTTGGGGAATATGGAGAAGCCTGATGTAGATGCTATTGATGGTCTCAGCCCAGCTATTTCCATCGACCAGAAAACGACTAGTAAAAATCCTCGCTCGACGGTGGGAACAACGACTGAAATCAATGACTATCTGCGTCTCCTCTACGCGCGTGTGGGGACGCCTTACTGTATCAACGGGCATGGAGCTATCAAGGCTTCTTCTGTGGAGCAAATTGTGGATAAGGTTTTGGAATTGCCAGAACGCCAGCGCTTGCAGATTTTGGCCCCTGTCATCCGCAAGAAAAAAGGCCGACATAAGAGTGTTATCGAGAAGGTTCAGAAAGATGGTTATGTTCGTGTCCGTGTGGATGGGGAAGTCTATGATGTGACCGAAGTGCCAGAGTTATCTAAGAGCAAGCAACACAATATTGATGTCGTGGTTGATCGTATTGTTATCAAGGAGGGCATTCGTAGTCGTCTCTTTGATTCCATTGAGGCTGCCCTTCGTATTGCAGAAGGTTATGTCATTATCGACACTATGGACGACTCTGAGTTGTTGTTCTCTGAGCATTATGCCTGTCCAGTTTGTGGCTTTACTGTTCCAGAGTTAGAGCCACGTCTCTTCTCTTTCAATGCTCCTTTTGGCTCTTGTAGTGAGTGTGACGGCTTGGGTATCAAGTTGGAGGTGGATACTGATTTGGTAGTGCCAGATGCCAGCAAAACCTTACGTGAGGGAGCGCTAGCACCTTGGAATCCTATCTCATCAAACTATTATCCAAACATGCTAGAGCAGGCTATGACAGCCTTTGGAGTGGATATGGATAAGCCTTTTGAGGACTTGTCAGAAGAAGATAAGAACTTGATTCTCTACGGCTCAGATGGCAAGGAATTCCATTTCCACTATGAAAATGAATTTGGTGGTGTACGCGATATCGATATTCCTTTTGAGGGAGTTGTCAATAATATCAAACGTCGCTACCATGAAACTAATAGTGACTACACCCGCACCCAGATGCGCCTTTACATGAATGAGCTGACTTGCGGAACCTGTCATGGTTATCGTCTCAATGACCAGGCCTTGTCTGTCCGTGTGGGTGGCGAGCAAGGACCACATATCGGAGAAATCTCAGACCTGTCTATCGCTGATCATTTGGAATTAGTCAGTCAGTTGACTCTTTCTGAAAATGAAGCCATCATCGCTCGTCCTATTCTCAAGGAAATCAAGGACCGTTTGACCTTCCTTAATAACGTGGGTCTTAACTATCTGACTCTGTCTCGTTCAGCAGGAACCCTTTCAGGTGGGGAAAGTCAACGTATTCGCTTGGCAACCCAGATTGGTTCTAACCTATCAGGTGTCCTCTATATCCTAGATGAGCCGTCAATCGGTCTTCACCAGAGGGACAATGACCGTTTGATTGCCAGTCTCAAAAAGATGCGTGATTTGGGCAATACTCTCATAGTAGTGGAACATGACGAAGATACCATGCGTGAGGCGGATTATCTGATTGACGTTGGTCCCGGTGCCGGTGTTTTTGGTGGGGAAATTGTTGCGGCAGGTACGCCTAAACAGGTAGCTCGTAACAGTAAGTCTATCACAGGCCAGTACTTGTCAGGAAAACGTGCCATTCCAGTGCCAGAAGATCGCCGTACCGGAAATGGTCGTTTTATCGAAGTGACAGGAGCGCGTGAGAACAATTTGCAAAATGTCACAGCTCGCTTCCCACTAGGAAAATTCATCGCAGTGACAGGTGTATCAGGTTCAGGAAAATCGACCCTAATCAATAGCATTCTCAAAAAAGCCATTGTCCAGAAGCTCAACCGTAATTCAGACAAACCTGGTAAATTTAAGACTATTACAGGGATTGAGCATGTAGACCGCTTGATTGACATTGACCAAAGTCCTATCGGACGAACGCCGAGGTCCAACCCTGCTACCTATACAGGAGTCTTTGACGATATACGTGACCTGTTTGCTCAGACTAATGAAGCCAAGATTCGAGGCTACAAGAAGGGGCGTTTCAGTTTCAACGTCAAGGGTGGTCGCTGTGAAGCCTGCTCAGGTGACGGGATTATCAAGATTGAGATGCACTTCTTGCCAGATGTATACGTGGCTTGTGAAGTATGCCATGGCACCCGCTACAACAGTGAAACCCTAGAAGTTCACTACAAGGAAAAGAATATCTCGCAGGTCTTGGATATGACGGTTAATGATGCGGTGGAATTCTTCCAACACATTCCAAAGATTCAACGCAAACTTCAGACCATCAAGGATGTGGGGCTAGGCTATGTGACACTAGGACAACCAGCTACTACCCTTTCTGGAGGAGAAGCTCAGCGTATGAAGCTGGCTAGTGAACTCCACAAACGCTCGACAGGTAAGTCATTCTACATTCTGGATGAGCCGACGACAGGTCTTCATACCGAGGATATCGCTCGCTTGCTTAAAGTCTTGGCTCGCTTTGTAGACGATGGCAATACAGTCCTTGTTATCGAGCACAATCTAGACGTTATCAAGACAGCAGACCATATTATTGACTTGGGACCTGAGGGCGGTGTCGGTGGTGGAACCATCATCGCGACAGGAACTCCAGAAGAAGTAGCGGCCAACGAAGCCAGCTACACAGGACACTATTTGAAAGGAAAGTTACATCATGAATAA